One Elephas maximus indicus isolate mEleMax1 chromosome 16, mEleMax1 primary haplotype, whole genome shotgun sequence DNA window includes the following coding sequences:
- the HIF1AN gene encoding hypoxia-inducible factor 1-alpha inhibitor, which translates to MAAATAAEAAASGSGEPREEAEASGPAWDESQLRSYSFPTRPIPRLSQSDPRAEELIENEEPVVLTDTNLVYPALKWDLEYLQENIGNGDFSVYSASTHKFLYYDEKKMTNFQNFKPRSNREEMKFHEFVEKLQDIQQRGGEERLYLQQTLNDTVGRKIVMDFLGFNWNWINKQQGKRGWGQLTSNLLLIGMEGNVTPAHYDEQQNFFAQIKGYKRCILFPPDQFECLYPYPVHHPCDRQSQVDFDNPDYERFPNFQNVVGYETVVGPGDVLYIPMYWWHHIESLLNGGITITVNFWYKGAPTPKRIEYPLKAHQKVAIMRNIEKMLGEALGNPQEVGPLLNTMIKGRYN; encoded by the exons ATGGCGGCGGCGACGGCGGCGGAGGCTGCCGCTTCGGGCTCTGGAGAGCCCCGGGAAGAGGCTGAAGCCTCCGGCCCCGCCTGGGATGAGTCTCAACTGCGCAGTTATAGCTTTCCGACCCGGCCCATTCCGCGTCTGAGTCAGAGCGACCCTCGGGCGGAGGAGCTTATCGAGAATGAG GAACCTGTGGTATTGACAGACACCAATCTTGTTTATCCTGCTCTGAAGTGGGACCTTGAATACTTGCAAGAGAATATTGGCAACGGGGATTTCTCTGTGTACAGTGCCAGCACCCACAAATTTTTGTACTATGATGAGAAGAAGATGACCAATTTCCAGAACTTTAAGCCGAGGTCTAACAGGGAGGAAATGAAATTTCATGAGTTTGTTGAGAAACTGCAGGATATACAGCAACGAGGAGGAGAAGAGAG GTTGTATCTGCAGCAGACACTCAATGACACCGTGGGCAGGAAGATTGTCATGGACTTCTTGGGTTTTAATTGGAACTGGATTAATAAGCAGCAGGGAAAGCGTGGCTGGGGGCAGTTGACCTCCAACCTGCTGCTCATCGGCATGGAAG GAAATGTGACACCTGCTCATTATGATGAGCAACAGAACTTCTTTGCTCAGATCAAAGGCTACAAACGATGCATCTTATTCCCTCCGGATCAGTTTGAGTGCCTCTACCCGTACCCTGTCCATCACCCATGTGACAGACAGAGCCAG GTGGACTTTGACAACCCTGACTATGAGAGGTTCCCCAATTTCCAGAACGTGGTTGGCTATGAAACAGTGGTTGGCCCTGGTGATGTTCTTTACATCCCAATGTACTG GTGGCATCACATAGAGTCATTACTAAATGGGGGAATTACTATCACTGTGAACTTCTGGTATAAG GGAGCCCCCACCCCTAAGAGAATTGAATATCCTCTCAAAGCTCATCAGAAAGTGGCCATAATGAGAAACATTGAGAAGATGCTTGGAGAGGCCCTGGGGAACCCACAAGAG GTGGGGCCCTTGTTGAACACAATGATCAAGGGCCGATACAACTAG